Sequence from the Pseudomonas sp. LS.1a genome:
GGCCTGGTTCTGCGGCATGTCGTTCATCGTCGACGAGCGCGTGCTGGTGCCACGTTCGCCGATTGGCGAACTGATCGAGAAACGCTTCGAACCGTGGCTGGCGAGCGAGCCGGCGCGCATTCTCGACCTGTGCACCGGTTCCGGCTGCATCGGCATCGTTGCCGCCGACGTGTTCCCCGAGGCCGAGGTGGTGCTGGCCGACCTGTCGTTCGAGGCGCTCGAAGTGGCCAACCAGAACATTGAACGCCACGGCCTGGACGGGCGCGTGTACACCGTGCAAGGCGATGGTTTTGGCGGATTGCCGGGGCAGCGTTTCGACCTGATCCTGTCCAACCCGCCGTATGTCGATGCCGAGGACTTCGACGACATGCCGGCCGAGTACCACCACGAGCCCGAGTTGGGCCTGGCCTGCGGCAACGATGGCCTGGACCTGGTGCGGCGCATGCTGGCCGAAGCGGCGGACCACCTGACCGACAAGGGCTTGCTGATTGTCGAGGTGGGTAACAGCCAGGTGCATGTCGAGGCGCTGTACCCCGAGGTGGACTTTGCCTGGCTGGAGTTCGAGCGCGGCGGGCACGGGGTGTTCATGCTGACCGCCGAGCAGTGCCGCCAGCATCAGGAACTGTTCAAGGCCCGCGTCTGATTCCAGGGCCTCTTCGCGGGTAAACCCTACAGGTATGGCGTTGCCCTCAGGTGCGACGCGGTCCCTGTGGGAGCGGGTTTACCCGCGAAGCAGGCAACGCGGTGTCAGCGCGTGGCAATCCAGATCAGCAACCCCGCCTGGAACACTGCAAACGCCACCAGGCAGGTAATGGTAAAACGCAATCCGCTGTCTTCACGCTGGTACTTGGCCACCCGCTCATCGCGCTCACGCAATTGCCCTTCCTTCTCCTGCAACTGCTGGTCGGCCTGCTGCAGCAGGCTGGCAGCATCCAGTATCTCCACTCGCTGCAAGCGCTCGCTGTTCCACGCGCCCTTGAGCTGGCCCACCGTCATTTCCACGGTACGGCCTTTCAGGTGCTGGCTGTCCTCGTACTCCACCTCGATACCCACCCCGCGCAGGCAGTGGTCACGGCGCAGACGTGAGTCTTCGTTCAGCGCATCCTTGCTCGGCAGCGCCATGCCCTCGACCCGGTAGTGCGACCACTTGCGCTGCAGCCACTGCGCAGCCTGGGCCAGCAGGAAGCGGCCGATGCCACGGTTCGGCGGCTCCAGTTGCAGGCCATGTTCACCGCCGATGCGTACCAGGCGTTCGGCATGGTCGACGCGGATGTCCAGGCGGTTCTGTTCCTTGTGTACCTTCTGGCCCGGCAGTTTGATTTCCATGCGCAGCAGGCTGTGAGCCTTGTCGTGGCGCTCGGCATAGCCGAACTGCACAAAGCGCAGCGGCCGCGCGCCGGTGCTGCGGTCAGTGGGCAGGGCGGCCAGGCGCAGCAACTGGAAATGTTCGGCGGTCAGCTCGGCCCAGGGAAGGGCAGGGCTTTCCTGAGGTTCTTCGGCCGGCTCTGCGGCGACGGGGGTGGTTGTCATCAGGGCTTGTCCTCGGCAATGCCTGCTGTATCGGCAGGCGTGTCCGAGACCTGAGCCCGTTTACCTCACGCTGAAGGCAAATGCTGGATGAACGTCACAATCCGTTCACCCAGCTCCCGCGCCAGCGGCAGTTCGGGGTTGAGGTAGCTGTCGCGCTGCTGGCTCATCGCCTTGGGGCTGATGCGCAGCATGTGGTTCATGCCATCGATCAGCACCAGCTGCGCATCCGGCTTGGCCGCTTTCAGTCGTTGGGCGTCGACCACGCCCACCTGCACATCGTTGCGCCCCTGCACGATCAGTGCGGGCATTGGCAGGCGGGCGAAGGCCGCCGCCGGGTTCTGCTGGAACAGCGAAATCAGGTAGGGCTGCACGCTGGGGCGGAACACCTGGCGCAGCGGCGCCGGCACCTCCAGGCTGGTCTGCCCGGCCTGCAGGCGGTCGAGCAGGGCGCTGCCACCGGCCAGTTGTGCCGGTGGCAGGCGTTGGGCCAGTTGTTCGCGCAGCACTTCGGCCAGCGGCCGGCCGCTGCCGGCCAGGGTGATCACCGCGCTGGCGCCGGCCTGCTCGGCGGCCAGGCTGGCGATCAGCGCGCCCTCGCTGTGGCCGATCAGGATCAGTGGGCCAAAGCGCGGGTCGGCCTTGAGTTTGTGGCTCCAGGCGACCACGTCGGCCACGTAGCGCTCCACGCTGAGGTCACGCTCGTCGGGCGTGGCCGGCTGGCTGGCGGCCACCCCGCGCTTGTCGTAGCGCACGCTGGCGATGTGCTCGTTGGCCAGCAGCAGGGCCAGGCGCTTGAGGTTGTCGACCCGGCCTGACGCCGGGTTGTTGCCGTCACGGTCGGTGGGGCCGGAGCCGGCGATGATCAGCACCACCGGTGGCGGGGTAGCCTGTTCAGGCAGCAGCAGGCTGCCGTGCAGCACGCCCTGGCCGGTGTCGAGGTCGATCGGGCGTTGCAGCACGGTGGGGGTGGCGGCCTGGGCCAGGCCGGTGCACAGCAGGAAGAAGAGGGCGACGAGGCGCGACATCATGCGGTACTACATGGGGAGATAACGGTTTGACCCAGTGTTCGTGGGAAGGTTCGAAGAGGCCAGCACAGGCGATCAATCCATCTGTATACTGCCGCTTTCGTTCACTTCAGGCAGATCTCGCGGAGCGTCCATGTCCGGCAATACCTACGGCAAGCTGTTCACTGTCACCACCGCTGGCGAGAGCCATGGCCCGGCGTTGGTCGCCATTGTCGATGGATGCCCACCAGGCCTGGAAATTTCCCTCGCCGACCTGCAGCACGACCTCGACCGGCGCAAGCCCGGCACCAGCCGTCACACCACCCAGCGCCAGGAAGCCGATGAGGTGGAAATCCTCTCCGGTGTGTTCGAAGGCCGCACCACCGGCTGCTCGATCGGCCTGCTGATCCGCAACACCGACCAGAAGTCCAAGGACTACTCGGCGATCAAGGACCTGTTCCGCCCGGCCCACGCCGACTACACCTACCACCACAAGTACGGCATCCGCGACTACCGCGGCGGTGGCCGTAGCTCGGCCCGCGAAACCGCCATGCGCGTAGCTGCCGGTGCCATCGCCAAGAAGTACCTGGCCACCCAGGGCATCACCGTGCGCGGCTACATGAGCCAGCTGGGCCCGATCGAAATCCCGTTCCAGACCTGGGAGTCGGTGGAGCAGAACGCTTTCTTCAGCCCTGACCCGAGCAAGGTGCCGGAGCTGGAGGCCTACATGGACCAGCTGCGCCGTGACCAGGACTCGGTGGGCGCCAAGATCACCGTGGTCGCCGAAGGCGTGATGCCGGGCCTGGGCGAGCCTATCTTCGACCGCCTCGACGCCGAACTGGCCCACGCGCTGATGAGCATCAACGCGGTCAAGGGCGTGGAAATCGGCGCCGGCTTCGCCAGCGTGGCCCAGCGCGGCACCGAGCACCGTGACGAGCTGACCCCGGAAGGCTTCCTCAGCAACAACGCTGGCGGCATCCTCGGCGGTATTTCTTCGGGCCAGCCGATCGTTGCCCACCTGGCGCTGAAGCCGACCTCCAGCATCACCACCCCGGGCCGCTCCATCGACATCGACGGCAACCCGGTGGACGTCGTCACCAAAGGCCGCCACGACCCGTGCGTGGGCATCCGCGCCACGCCGATCGCCGAGGCGATGATGGCCATCGTGCTGATGGACCACCTGCTGCGCCATCGTGCGCAGAATGCCGATGTGAAAGTGAATACCCCGGTGCTGGGCCAGCTCTGATTCGCCAGTAGCGGCCTCTTCGCGGGTAAACCCGCTCCCACAGGAATATCACTGGGCCTGAGGGCAGTGAGGTACCTGTGGGAGCGGGTTTACCCGCGAAGAGGCCGCCACAGGTTCCCACAAGGCCATCCCATGCAACCAATCCCCTACTGGCGCCTGTCCAGCTTCTACCTGTTCTACTTCGCCCTGCTTGGTTCCACCGCCCCCTTCCTGGCGCTGTACTTCGACCACCTGGGCTTCTCCCCGGCGCGCATCGGCGAGCTGGTGGCCATCCCCATGCTCATGCGTTGCATTGCCCCCAACCTGTGGGGCTGGCTGGGTGACCGCACCGGCCAGCGCCTGCTGATCGTGCGCCTGGGCGCGTTGTCGACGCTGGCCACTTTCGCCCTGATCTTCCTTGGCAAAAGCTACGCCTGGCTGGCGCTGGTCATGGCCCTGCATGCATTCTTCTGGCATGCGGTGCTGCCGCAGTTCGAGGTCATCACCCTGGCCCACCTGCACGGGCAAACCGCGCGCTACAGCCAGGTGCGCCTGTGGGGCTCGATCGGTTTCATCCTCACCGTGGTCGGCCTGGGCCGACTGTTCGAGTGGCTGAGCCTGGATATCTACCCGGTGGCGCTGGTCACGATCATGGCCGGCATCGTCGCCGCCAGCCTGTGGGTACCCAATGCCCAGCCGGTGGAGCAGGGCGAGCGCAGCGGCGCGGGCGGCTTCCTGCAGCAGCTGCGGGCGCCGGGGGTGATCGCGTTCTACGCCTGCGTGGCACTGATGCAGCTCAGCCACGGGCCGTACTACACCTTCCTCACCCTGCACCTGGAGCACCTGGGCTATGCCCGTGGTGCCATCGGCTTGCTGTGGGCACTGGGGGTGGTGGCCGAAGTACTGGTGTTCATGGCCATGAGCCGCATCTTCGCGCGCTTTTCCGTGCAGCGGGTGCTGCTGGCCAGCTTCGTGCTGGCGGCGCTGCGCTGGCTGTTGCTGGGTAACCTGGCCGGCGAGCCGGCGGTGCTGGTGTTCGCCCAGGTGCTGCACGCGGCCACCTTCGGCTGCTTCCATGCCGCCAGCATCGCTTTTGTCCAGGGCAGCTTCGGCGCCCGCCAGCAGGGCCAGGGCCAGGCGCTGTATGCGGCGCTGTCGGGCACCGGCGGTGCGTTGGGGGCGTTGTATTCAGGCTACAGCTGGAAACTGCTGGGGCCCACCTTCACCTTTGGTATGGCCAGTGCCGCAGCCTTGGCTGCAGCCGTTATCATTGCCCTTTGTTCGCAACCGACCAGGACCCGCCCCTGATGAGCATTCTCAGCGTTTTCCACCCCTCCAGCCCGGAACTGCCGAACAAGGTGCTGACCCATCACGACGACATCGCCGTCACCCTGGCCGAGCAGGGCGTGCACTTTACCCATGCCGAGCATGGCCTGCGGGTGCGCCCGGGCACAGCCCAGGACGAGGTGCTGGAGGCCTGCCGCGGGCACCTGGACCAGTTGATGACGGCGCATGGCAGCAAGGCTTTCGTGTTGCTCAACCGTGACGGAGAGGCCCCGGCGCAGGTGGACGTGCGCGATGAGCACGTGCATGACGCCGACGAGGTGTTTGCCGTGGTCAGCGGGCGGGCGCAGGTTGGCCTGCGGGTGGGGGAGTGGGTGTATTCGGTGCTGTGCGAGAAGGGTGACCAGCTCGTGGTGCCGGCGGGGACCCGGCGCTGGGTTGAGCTGGGCGATGCGCCGTTTTGCCTGGCGTTGCGGCTGTATGGCAGCGAGCAGGGTATGCAACCGCGTTTTACCGGGGATGTGACGGCGCGGGCGTTCCAGGGCATCGACGAACTGTAATGGCTTTACCGGCCTCTTCGCGGGCAAGCCCGCGAAGAGGCCAGATCAGCCAACACAAAACTCAGCGATAAGTCGGCAAGGCAAACCGCTGCTGGCTCTGCAGCATCGAGATCACCGGCAATTCACTGGCCTGCTCGGCCAAATCCCGGCGAATCGCACTGATCGCCCAGGACAGCTGCTCGGCACTGTGCAGTTGCGCATAGGTCAGCACCCGGCGGGTAACCTTGCCATCAGCAGCGCGCAGGGTCAGTAGCACACCGCCGTCGGGGCGGGCCTGGGTATTTACCTGGTAGGCCGAAAATACCGAAACGAACTTTTCCTGGATGAGGTCCATATCAACTCCTGGCTGTTGCGTGGCAGACATGAGTTGATGGTTGCAGTGACCGTGCCAGTATGTTTTTTCTGGAAAAAATCTTTAAATTCAGTCGGTTACGTCAATCTTCCCGGAACGCTGTCGTGCAACCTGCACGGTCGTGCATTTTGCACAGTGCATATTGCATGACCCGCGGCCAGCTATCGGTCCGATAGAATCTGAACCTTTGACCCGGCAGCCTTGCCTGACAAAGACTTGGGCAACGATTTCTGCCAGGAGGTTCCAAATGTCCAGCCAACCCACGCCCGTCGCCATGACCGACGATGAAACCGCTGCCTTCGCCGAGCAAGTGTTCGAACGTGCCCGCCAAGGCGATGCCCAGATGCTTGGGCGCCTGCTTGCCAGCGGCCTGGCGGCCAACCTGCGCAACCACAAGGGTGACACCCTGCTGATGCTGGCCAGCTACCACGGCCACCACGACGCGGTGCGCGTGCTGCTGGCGCACGGCGCCGACCCGCTGATTGCCAACGACAACGGTCAGTTGCCTATCGCCGGTGCCGCGTTCAAGGGGGACCTGGCCATGATCCGCCTGTTGCTGGAGCACGGCGTGCCAGTGGACGCCGCCGCGCAGGATGGCCGCACCGCACTGATGCTGGCGGCCATGTTCAACCGTAGCGAAATCCTCGACTACCTGCTGGCTCAGGGCGCCGACCCGGCTCGCCAGGATGCCCGCGGTGCCACCGCGCTGATGGCGGCGCAAACCATGGGGGCCGTGGACACCGCGGCACGCCTGCAAGCGCTGGCCGGCTAACCGCAAGGGGGCATTTGCGGCTATCCTTGGCGACTTTTCACCCGTCGCAGGCCCCCTTTCATGAAAACTCAGTTGCTCGAATTCATCAGCCTCATTGGCGCCGGCTGCATGCGCGAGGAAGACATCGAGCGCATCGCCGACGAGGCCGCCCAGGCCTACGCCGACCCCGCCGCTTTCCTGGCTGCCAACCCCGACATCAACTACGACGACAGCTTCCCCATCCCGCTGGGCGAATGGGTGGTGCTGGGCAGCCTGCCGGACACCGTGGTATTCCAGGCCGACAGCTACCAGGACCTGTTCCAGCAGATCAGCGATTCGTTCGACCAGAGTGTGCCGTTCACCCTCAAGCCCAAGCAGCTTGCCCGCACCGAGCCGCTGACCGCGCTCAATCGCATCCAGGTGCAGATGGGCGCACTGAACAAAGAGGCTGGTGGTTATGTGCTGCTTAACTTCAGCCAGTTGCTGGATGACGAGCTGCAGATGGTGATGGTGGGGCAGAACGACCTGGCGCGTGTGCTGGAGCTGGGGGCAGAGTTGGGGATCAGGGTCGAGCCGGCCCTGGAGGCCCTGAAGGTCGCCGTACACATCTGATTTCAGCGTTTGCTTCTTCGCGGGTAAACCCGCTCCCACAGGGATATCACTCCCTTCAGGCCCAGTGATATCCCTGTGGGAGCGGGTTTACCCGCGAAGAGGCCTGCACAGGCAGCTTCAAGCATCAGCCCAGCGCGGTATCGAGGAACATCATCACCGCAAACCCACCCATCAACCCCAGGGTCGCGGCCGTCTGGTGGCCATTGCGGTGGGTTTCGGGAATCACTTCGTGGCTCACCACAAAGATCATCGCCCCCGCCGCCAGCCCCATGCTCACCGGGTAGGCCAAGGCAAAACCGGTCGAAATCCCCAGGCCGATCACCGCGCCCAGCGGCTCCATCAGCCCCGACCCGATCGCCACCAGCGCGGCCTTCAGGCTCGACAATCCGGTTGCGCGCAAGGCCAGCGCCACAGCCAGCCCCTCAGGGATGTCCTGGATGGCGATGGCGCTGGTCAGCGGCAGGCCGATGTTCATGTCGCCATTGGCAAAGCTCACGCCAATGGCCATGCCCTCAGGCAGGTTGTGCAGGGTAATCGCCAGCACGAACAACCACACCCGGCTGATGCGCTCGGCCTCTGGGCCGCACGGGCCGGTGCTTTCGTGTTCATGCGGGGTGAAGCGGTCCAGGCCCAGCATCAGCAACACACCCAGGCCCATGCCCAGCACCACGGTAAAGGCCGCGGCCGGGCCGTTGCCGGTAATTTCGCGGGCGGCATCCAGGCCCGGCAGAATCAGCGAGAACGAACTGGCCGCCAGCATCATGCCGGCGGCAAAACCCAGCATCACGTCCTGGGTGCGCGCTCGCACATCGCGCAGCACCACCGCCAGCACCGCGCCCAGCGCCGTGGCGCCAAAGCCGGACAACCCGCCCAGCATGGCCAGGTGCAGGTTGTCGGCGTGGTCGCCGTTCACCGCGTTCCACAGGCTGGCGGCCAGCAGCAGCACCACCGCCAGCAGGCTCAACCCCAGACCGGCGCTGAGCCAGGGGGTGTTCATGGCCTGTTGGCGCCAGGCGTTCAGCAGCGAGGGTGGGGTGGCGCTTTGGGTGTGGGCGGGGGCATGTGAACCTCGAATCTGTGGATACCGGCAGTCTACTCAGGGACCTGCGCCAATCGCCAAGGATTCCCTTCTATTGCCTTGATAGCTGGCTATGCTGTGGCAAAGCCTCTGGACAGGAGTTTAGGCATGGGTTCGACGTTCAACAGCCTGGTCGGGCTGATCATCCTGGCGCTGGATATCTGGGCCATCCTCAATGTGATCAAGAGCGGCAGCGAAGTGGGCATCAAGGTGTTGTGGATCTTGCTGATCGCCTTGCTGCCGGTGGTGGGCCTGGTGATCTGGGCGATTGCCGGGCCGCGGGGGAATGTGCGGATCTGAATGTCTGTTACGGCCTCTTCGCGGGCGTGCCCGCGAAGAGGCCGTAACAGACAAAACCGGCAATACCCCCGTGACAAAATTTTCACATTGGTTTAAACAGAATCCGCACCCGCACAATGCTGCGTTGGTATACACCTGCGCCATCTCCGCAAACCCGCAATCCTAGGACCTTCCCATTCATGGCTAACCCGGACGCCTTGAAGCAACGGGGCGCGCGAGCGTCGTTCTCGCCCACCCTGAAATCCCACCTGGCCTACACGCTGCTCAGCGGCCTGGTGATCATGCTGATGCTCAGCCTCGTGCGCCTGGCGCTGCTGGTCTACAACAGCGACATGGTCGGCGATACCCCCAGCGCGACAGTCGCCGAAGGCTTTCTCAACGGCTTGCGCTTCGACCTGCGAGTGGTGGTGTACATCAGTATTCCGCTGCTGCTGGCCATCCTCAGTCCCTGGGCCATGGCCCGGCGTGGCCTGTTCCGTTTCTGGCTGACCATCACCTCGAGCGTGGTGATGTTCCTCGGCCTGATGGAAATGGACTTCTATCGCGAGTTCCACCAGCGCCTCAACGGTCTGGTGTTCCAGTACATCAAGGAAGACCCGAAAACCGTACTGAGCATGCTCTGGTACGGCTTCCCGGTGGTGCGCTACCTGCTGGCCTGGCTGTTCGGTACCTGGCTGCTGAGC
This genomic interval carries:
- a CDS encoding oxidase; the protein is MSILSVFHPSSPELPNKVLTHHDDIAVTLAEQGVHFTHAEHGLRVRPGTAQDEVLEACRGHLDQLMTAHGSKAFVLLNRDGEAPAQVDVRDEHVHDADEVFAVVSGRAQVGLRVGEWVYSVLCEKGDQLVVPAGTRRWVELGDAPFCLALRLYGSEQGMQPRFTGDVTARAFQGIDEL
- the aroC gene encoding chorismate synthase; translation: MSGNTYGKLFTVTTAGESHGPALVAIVDGCPPGLEISLADLQHDLDRRKPGTSRHTTQRQEADEVEILSGVFEGRTTGCSIGLLIRNTDQKSKDYSAIKDLFRPAHADYTYHHKYGIRDYRGGGRSSARETAMRVAAGAIAKKYLATQGITVRGYMSQLGPIEIPFQTWESVEQNAFFSPDPSKVPELEAYMDQLRRDQDSVGAKITVVAEGVMPGLGEPIFDRLDAELAHALMSINAVKGVEIGAGFASVAQRGTEHRDELTPEGFLSNNAGGILGGISSGQPIVAHLALKPTSSITTPGRSIDIDGNPVDVVTKGRHDPCVGIRATPIAEAMMAIVLMDHLLRHRAQNADVKVNTPVLGQL
- a CDS encoding ankyrin repeat domain-containing protein, producing the protein MSSQPTPVAMTDDETAAFAEQVFERARQGDAQMLGRLLASGLAANLRNHKGDTLLMLASYHGHHDAVRVLLAHGADPLIANDNGQLPIAGAAFKGDLAMIRLLLEHGVPVDAAAQDGRTALMLAAMFNRSEILDYLLAQGADPARQDARGATALMAAQTMGAVDTAARLQALAG
- a CDS encoding alpha/beta hydrolase, giving the protein MMSRLVALFFLLCTGLAQAATPTVLQRPIDLDTGQGVLHGSLLLPEQATPPPVVLIIAGSGPTDRDGNNPASGRVDNLKRLALLLANEHIASVRYDKRGVAASQPATPDERDLSVERYVADVVAWSHKLKADPRFGPLILIGHSEGALIASLAAEQAGASAVITLAGSGRPLAEVLREQLAQRLPPAQLAGGSALLDRLQAGQTSLEVPAPLRQVFRPSVQPYLISLFQQNPAAAFARLPMPALIVQGRNDVQVGVVDAQRLKAAKPDAQLVLIDGMNHMLRISPKAMSQQRDSYLNPELPLARELGERIVTFIQHLPSA
- a CDS encoding PLDc N-terminal domain-containing protein, which codes for MGSTFNSLVGLIILALDIWAILNVIKSGSEVGIKVLWILLIALLPVVGLVIWAIAGPRGNVRI
- a CDS encoding ZIP family metal transporter, with the translated sequence MNTPWLSAGLGLSLLAVVLLLAASLWNAVNGDHADNLHLAMLGGLSGFGATALGAVLAVVLRDVRARTQDVMLGFAAGMMLAASSFSLILPGLDAAREITGNGPAAAFTVVLGMGLGVLLMLGLDRFTPHEHESTGPCGPEAERISRVWLFVLAITLHNLPEGMAIGVSFANGDMNIGLPLTSAIAIQDIPEGLAVALALRATGLSSLKAALVAIGSGLMEPLGAVIGLGISTGFALAYPVSMGLAAGAMIFVVSHEVIPETHRNGHQTAATLGLMGGFAVMMFLDTALG
- a CDS encoding MFS transporter; this translates as MQPIPYWRLSSFYLFYFALLGSTAPFLALYFDHLGFSPARIGELVAIPMLMRCIAPNLWGWLGDRTGQRLLIVRLGALSTLATFALIFLGKSYAWLALVMALHAFFWHAVLPQFEVITLAHLHGQTARYSQVRLWGSIGFILTVVGLGRLFEWLSLDIYPVALVTIMAGIVAASLWVPNAQPVEQGERSGAGGFLQQLRAPGVIAFYACVALMQLSHGPYYTFLTLHLEHLGYARGAIGLLWALGVVAEVLVFMAMSRIFARFSVQRVLLASFVLAALRWLLLGNLAGEPAVLVFAQVLHAATFGCFHAASIAFVQGSFGARQQGQGQALYAALSGTGGALGALYSGYSWKLLGPTFTFGMASAAALAAAVIIALCSQPTRTRP
- a CDS encoding DUF3509 domain-containing protein gives rise to the protein MDLIQEKFVSVFSAYQVNTQARPDGGVLLTLRAADGKVTRRVLTYAQLHSAEQLSWAISAIRRDLAEQASELPVISMLQSQQRFALPTYR
- the prmB gene encoding 50S ribosomal protein L3 N(5)-glutamine methyltransferase; its protein translation is MITSRLRTLRDYIRWAVSRFHEHDLFFGHGADNAWDEARLLVLGAVHLPWEVADSYLDCMLEDDERVRLQHLLKRRIEERVPAAYLLGEAWFCGMSFIVDERVLVPRSPIGELIEKRFEPWLASEPARILDLCTGSGCIGIVAADVFPEAEVVLADLSFEALEVANQNIERHGLDGRVYTVQGDGFGGLPGQRFDLILSNPPYVDAEDFDDMPAEYHHEPELGLACGNDGLDLVRRMLAEAADHLTDKGLLIVEVGNSQVHVEALYPEVDFAWLEFERGGHGVFMLTAEQCRQHQELFKARV